The segment GGGTGGTCGACGACGAGTTGTACATCGTCATGCAGCTCGTGCCCGGCACGCTGTTCGCGGATCTGATCGCCGAGAACGGGCCGCTGCCCGTACCGTGGGCGGCCGCCATCGGGGCGCAGATCTGCTCAGTGCTCGCCGCCGCGCACGCCGCCTCGCTGGTCCATCGTGACCTCAAACCGACCAACCTGATCCTGGGCCCGACCGGCTTGGTCAAAGTGCTCGACTTCGGCGTCGCCGCAGTGCTCGACGCCGACCTGCCCAAACTCACCTTGACCACCGACATCATCGGCACGCCTACATATATGGCGCCGGAGCAGGCGCTCGGTTCCTCCTCGGTCAGCTACCGCGCCGACCTGTACGCCCTCGGCTGCATCCTCCATGAACTACTGGCCGGAGAACCGCCGTATGCGGCCGACAATGCGCTGGGAATGCTGCACGAACACCTGGAGGCACCTGTCCCGCACGTCGCCGACGCTCGCGACGACGTGCCAGCGGCCTTCGACGAGTTGATCGTTGCCCTGCTGGCCAAGGATCCGCAGGACCGGCCCGAGTCAGCAGCCGTCGTCTACCGTCAACTTCTTCGCTGGGCAGCAACCGACCTGTCGGGCCTGAGCCGGCCGCCGCAGGACCACAGCGCCGCCGATCCGACATCGCCGCACCGGTTCCCGTTCGGACCGATTCCCCGGGACACGATCGCCAGAGCTCGGCCGGCCGCAGCGGCCGCTGCGTCGGCCAGCATTCCGAGTCTCGACGACGTTCACGCCGTCCGCGACCAGGCGCTGGCGCTGGCCGACGAGGAACGGTTCGGGCAGGCGGCGGACGCCCTGGAGACGATGCTGCGGCGGGCTGCCCCGGTCTACGGGCAGCGCTCGCCGGAGATCCTGGAAGCGCGGCTCGACTACGCGGGCATGCTGATGCTGGCGGGTGACTTCCGTACGGCGCTGCCCGTCTTCGAGCAGCTCATCGTCGACGTGACCGCCCGCAACGGACCCGAGCACGAACTCGTCCGGGAGTGCCGGCAGCATGTGGCGACCTGCCAGGCCGAATTGGGTGAGGCCACGGAAGCGCTGCTCACGCTGCGCAGCCTCATTGCCGCCAGCCCCGGCCGGGTCGGGTTCCCTCTGCGCCACCAGGCGGCCGTGATCATGGCTGGTCTCGGCCGAATCCCCGAGGCGATCGCAGAGCTGGATGCCCTGCTCGCCGACATGCAGTCGACACCGAACCCGGACCAGCCGACACTCGCCGACGTGGTGGCACTTCGGCGTCATCTTCACCAACTCGCCGAAGGCCAGGATTTTCGGTAGCGGCGAAGAGGATCCGGTACGTGGAGCGCATCAGCTTGACGACCGCGAAGATCCGCGCCCCGGTCACCTTCACATCAGCCGGAAGGCGGAGTGGCACCACCGCCGGTGAATTAGTTGCCGTCGGTACCATCACGGCCACTGTTCCAGGTCTCGAGCCACGCCGGAGGTAGAACCATGACCGAAAACCGGCGGTATGAGCCTCCCAGCTCAGGCTACGGCTGGTTGAAAGATCTGGGTGTGGTCGAATGCCTGGTTCTGGGCGAGGTTCCGGACGAGGATCGCGACTCGATTCAAGCCGTTGCTGGTGACGTACGCGTCACGACCAGTCGTATCGCGAGTCGCGAGTTGCACAACGGCGCCTACGCCTTCCAGCGCCGTGGCATTTGGCAAAGCCTGATCATGTCTATGGGACGGCCGGCGGCGCCCGCGCATGCCGGACGCGACCGCAGCATCGAGGACTGCGACCTCACATTCGCCCCGGAGCACTTCGACAGTGACTGGAGTCGAGCAGATCCCTTCGCGGGCAGCGCGAGATTCCGCCAGGGTGACATGGTCCAGTCCCGCGGCGGTGGCGTGATCGGGCGCGTCAGAGGATTCCGCCTTACGGCGGAGCACTATCAGTACGACGTCGACATGCAGGGCGAGGTGAAGACGTACAACGAGGGCAGTCTGGTGCTGGTCGAGGGTGATCCGAAGGACCCGGCGTTCTGGTTGTCGCAGCAGCCGGCCAGGGCTTCCCATTTGGCACTGACGTTGACCTGGACGAAGTTGCGAAATGCGCTGACTGACACGCTGTATTCGTTCGGTTCCAGCAAAACCGTGTTTCGCGCCTACCAGTTCAAGCCAGTCCTCAAGGTTCTCACCGGCTCCACCGGGCGGCTGCTGATCGCCGACGAGGTCGGTCTGGGTAAGACCATCGAAGCCGGCTTGATCTGGAGCGAACTCGAACAGCGACACAGGCTTGACCGGGTCCTCTGCGTCGCCCCAGCGGTGCTGTCTCTGAAGTGGAAGATGGAGATGGAGCGGCGCTTCGACCGCCAGCTCAAGATCATTCGCCCTGCCGACCTATCTGACTTCGCTGACCGTCTACGTCGCGGCGAAGACCCGAAACTGCATGGCGTCATCTCACTCGAAGCGCTGCGCGGCGCCGACAAGGTTCTGGAGCAGTTGGCGGAGCTACACCCGAGGTTTGACCTGGTGATCGTGGATGAGGCGCACTATCTGCGTAACCGGGAAAGCAAGTCGAATGCATTGGGGCGACTGCTCGCCGACTGGACCGACTTCCTGATCTTCCTATCCGCGACGCCACTCAACCTCGGCAACGAC is part of the Actinoplanes sp. NBC_00393 genome and harbors:
- a CDS encoding protein kinase domain-containing protein, producing the protein MRIADRYELTYPVGSGGMGQVWAGYDERLDRPVAVKFLKPGLAVEADRHTVVERFQREARITARLDHPGVPTVHDAGVVDDELYIVMQLVPGTLFADLIAENGPLPVPWAAAIGAQICSVLAAAHAASLVHRDLKPTNLILGPTGLVKVLDFGVAAVLDADLPKLTLTTDIIGTPTYMAPEQALGSSSVSYRADLYALGCILHELLAGEPPYAADNALGMLHEHLEAPVPHVADARDDVPAAFDELIVALLAKDPQDRPESAAVVYRQLLRWAATDLSGLSRPPQDHSAADPTSPHRFPFGPIPRDTIARARPAAAAAASASIPSLDDVHAVRDQALALADEERFGQAADALETMLRRAAPVYGQRSPEILEARLDYAGMLMLAGDFRTALPVFEQLIVDVTARNGPEHELVRECRQHVATCQAELGEATEALLTLRSLIAASPGRVGFPLRHQAAVIMAGLGRIPEAIAELDALLADMQSTPNPDQPTLADVVALRRHLHQLAEGQDFR